ataaaagcagcacagttGTCAATATTCAGAGAGATGACTACATTTATATACAAAATGCAACAGTTGTTCAAACAGTTAAAACCCTCATATGCTTCAAAGTATTTTCTACACTTGGaggattttatttaaatagaaaactaTTTAACAAAGGTGGGTCTTCTTACAATCTGTTAACCATTAACAGTTCTGTTTACACAATATCACCCACAGAAACGAGCAGTAGGTGAATGGCAGCTATACTGGAACAGCAGAGAAACCTGATTTTCATGTCCCGGGACAGCCATTTCACCTGGGCACTGCACCGTGAGTCACTGTGGAACATGCTGTAAGCATCAACAACACTAAGCAAGTGAGACCAGGAGTATGGTGCTTCTGTATTTCCTGAAATAATATAGTGATTTGTCATGTCTGAGGTATTTTCTAATTATCTCAAGTAAAATAAGATGatatattaaaattaacattgaGTTAAAGGTGAATTTAGACACGATCGTGTGTCACAAGGGGAGTCTGTTTATCAGCTGGTGTATAGAGTCCGGACTGCAGGTATACCCTCAGGCGAGAGCTGCTCTCGCTTGTGTGCAACATGGTGATATTAATAATCATGATGATACTGTACATATGGATGCCAGAGCTTTTCATCTGAATTATGTAACAGTTCCAAAGGAATTATAAATGGATTTTACACTGCATGCCAAACACAAACCACCcagagaaatatatatatatatatatatatatatatatatatatatatatatatatatatatatatatatatatatatatatatatatatatatgcagtgTAAAATGCACAAATCCTCCatcttattttttcattatttattttttattcactaAATATTTGTCATCATGATATTCAAAGCATTGCTACCTCTGTGaaactgaataaattaataataaataaataaataaatacatgatcagactttgaaatgcaaatgagaCTAATGACTAATTGTAAAACAAGTTCTTTTTTCATCAGCATGTGgaccaaaaaaattaaatgaatatgtAATGACTCGAAATCTTAAAAAAGGGAATCATTCCTCGCTCCGCAAACACGTTTTAGTTTTGCgctgagaagaaaaaagtaaagtgcaTTTAGTGTAGAAAATACAACCAGCCAACTTGAGCTCCTGTGAtagaaaaaatgatgaaatatcaGTCTTGCTGATCTTGCAGTGGCAGAGGCAGTGGTCTCACCTTGTTTGTGACCTCTGTCAGATGACAGTGAAGGTCTCCAATAAGCAGCAGTGTTGGTTGTGAGTAGCACTCACAGAACTGCTGTTTCCAGAGGGCAGTCACTTCACATCCTCTTGAAACAAACAAGTGCTTTAAATACCAATTCTGTCCTCTAATTGTTTTCTGTgctctgctgaagctgctgaagCTGTCTTCATTGTCACTCAGCACCATAAGCTTTGCTGAAATAGTCATTGATTCCAGTGCTGCTTATTCCCAACAGATTactgagactttttttttgcaataagAAGCTACTTCTAATGGCCGCTGAAgtaaaaatgcatgtgtgttatGAGCAGCATCTCCAGGGagggcaacagcagcagcacagctgtcGAATCGGATTCTTCTTCCTGTACCTGGCGGCCATCTTGAACTTCTCATTAGATTTTGCAACAAATTCCTGTGTTCTCTCTATGTTAGTTTGGATGTGTTCAATGTAGGTCCCCTGTTCCTCCAGCAGCAGAAAGATGTCCATGAAGAGGTCCCTGAGTTCCTTCAAGCTGTTCTCCAGGTTCAGCATCTCCTGTTAGTGGGGGAAATAATGAGgttaatactgtaaatgtctcCATATTTTAAACATCATGCATCCCTGTTCATAGTGTAACAGGTCATTCCTTTGTTTACCACCACCCTCACCTTGTGCCGCTGTTCGATCTCAGAGAGCTGCGACCGTGTCATTCTGACATCATTCAGCAGGTTCTCGTTGAACACCTCCCATTTGCCCGTGATGACCATCTCATCCACCAGCTCCTCCGTCACATCCTTTCCCGATACCTCCAGCTGCCGGATAATGAATTGTCGACAGCGCTCCTGCTTGGTCAGCAGACTTTCGTTATAGTGCCGCAGTACCTGAACATAATTAGAGAAGAAATCGAGGATTAGGTTGAAGAAGTGGCAGGGGGAATTATGTTCATCTAACTTCAGGTTCGGGCACTGATGTGATTAGTTTTATATTGAGACAACTATCAAGACTGTCTTTTATCAGGCAAATAAAGGTTTCACTTAAAACTAAACTCCTTAGTACTGCTTCAAGAATCAAAAGTATGTCCCCAACCTGCTTGAATTTGCGGTGCAGTGATGCATGCTGGGAGCGCTGGATTCTTGTTGGAGCAGCAGTGGGGCCGTACTGCTCCTCGCTTTTTTGGATCTGTTTGTAAAGGACATTCAATCTCCGGTGGATGCTTTCAGCCTGGAGCTTGATCTCTCGCGTTACACTGCTCTCTTTCTTCATCGCACTGAAGCGACGCATGGTTGCCACTAGGGTCTTTTGCTGCTGGGTGAACTTTAGCACCTGTTGGGAGAAACTAAATGTTGGCTTATAAACTGCAAAAACTGTTTGATGGTAAAGTATTAATTACCATCTTCAAATAGaattaattcttttttaaacgtcaaaataaacaagtaaaagaaGAATTAAGACACAGTTTAGTTCATTTTTACCTCTATATCCAGCGCTGTGATGTCATCTCTGATCGGCTGAGTCTCAGACAAAATATTCTCGATGACCGGTTCCTCTTCAAACAACACCGCCTCAGGTGTTATGATCCCGAGCACAACGAATTCATCGTCGTCCTCTCCTAACAAAGTATTCTCACTTGCCGCTTCTGAAAACTCTTGAGCCTTCcgctgcagctcctccagccGGTCCCTCATTGTAAAAGAACCCCCAGGACACAAAGATATTATGGTATGTTGAGgatgctgaaaaataaataacattaatggTGAATTGGGTTTGCTCCAGAAGATGGAAACAATAACAATAGAACAGGAAAAATAGgccctgtttttatttattcaaatgtaaagTGGCagataaaagagaaatataCACATAGATTCATACTTAACTGAATGTGTCACAGAGAGGCAGGGGAAAAAAGTATTATGAACATCttaaagcagcacagtgtgCTACAAACTCATCAATGATTCCACATGAATGTGTAAATTCAATAAAAGCTCACATGAATATTcaatatttagttattttagaGATCACACTATGGAATCCAGCAATTACATGGTTACTAATCCCTGCATACTGATGGGGATCagcttgttctctctctttccagagacaggaaatgtgaataaaatggaGATTTCTGGCACAGGCATTACCAGAGTTACCAAAAAGAGATTCAATGTACCTAACTAACCCTTATGAGCCTGCATTCACACGTCGCCTAGTGTTAGCTGTAATTTTTAAAGTGAACCTTGAATGCGAGGACGCCACTTGCAAGGCTGAGCTGGCACTTACTGTTTATGGTCAGCACATATCTCTAAACATTAGCTGTTTTTAAACTGTCATGTCCTGTTTTCTATGCAAATAGAGATTGGTGCTACGTGTGGGTGAGGCACATTTGAAGCCACAACAACCCTAACGTTGACGCCGCCCGGGCTGAAGGACAGGGCATTTATTTTCCTTGAGGAATTACTGTAATTACTTTTTCAGCGGTTACCAAGAGTAAGCGATTACAGTTTTCAAATAACTTAACCCACATTcctggagaaaacaaaacaactgatcATCCTGAGCTAATTCGTTTTCTATCAACAGTGTTACAGTGTCTCTGTAGCATAGAAGCATACAGTTACAGTTTCCTCACCAAGCCAATCTAATGACTCCATTCCACAGAAATGAGAAGAAGATAGTAGTTTGCATTCAACAAGGTGAATTTTCATACATATGATGCGTTATAGCTAAATCTGTGACCTGCATGTGTATTGAgagaaatgtactgtaattgCTGCCTGACCTTTCTGACCTtagcagaaaacaaagtgaacatGATCTTCTCTATCCCTAACCAAATGCCAAATGCTAAGAGTGCCTAAACTAACTTAACTAACATAactttttaacagtttaatcatattttagttttaaagtgtATGCTGTAGGAAACTACAGTTCAGGAAAATGCACCTGCAGTTAACCGTGTACCTCTGGTGTGTCCTGTGTGAATCAAAGCCAGattagtgtttgtttacatcacTAGAAATCCATCTGTCCTGATATGAGCATAACTGATGAGGCATATCTGCACTCCGCCGAACACCAAGGTGTATTTTTAACTccatgaaaaacaacatgagaTGCATGGGCAGAAAAGTTTATCTGCGACATCAGTCAAATTGACTCAAGTTCCTTTTCCCATGAGAACTGAGTGGGGTGTTTGTGTTCAACAACACACTCAGCAAAAAACAAGAGACGAGGGAACAAACTGCCAGGTTGCTCGCATCCTAAGCAATGACAAGTCTAGGAAAAGTGACCTTGATAAACATGTTAGCAAAAACTACAAattgcatacacacaaacacacacacacacacacacaatatgtgcAGCATGCGACACTGTGCCAAAGCTGATGTAAACAAATGAGGTGTTTACGATTTCAACCATGACATACGGTTTCTGATTTCCTGAAGGCACAGCGAAGTGTATTCAACCTCAAAATCCTGTGTGTTCAAATGACcatacaaacattttgaaactgCCTAGACAACACAAGGATTTGGGTTTTAGAAACCTTAAACATAATCTTTTGGAACCACATGattgtgtgtgcgcgcgcgtgtgtgtgtgtgtgtgtgtgtgtgtgtggaaggggGGAGGCAGAGTGTTTGGCTGCTGAGAAATGGAGcatttaaaatcacacactATCCCGTTTCTGCATAGCTTTCAGACAGGACAGAGGCTGttttgagtgtatgtgtgtgtgttgtaactATTACAAACTTCTCAAAACTTAAAGTATGTGAAAGTATGTTTCGTTTTCTGGGCTgcagtctgtctctttctctctctctctttctttctttctacctGCCGGACACAGAAGAGCCGATTAAGAAAATTGCTCAAAGGATTTGAGAGCACATTCTCCTGTGTTTAGTGCAAAAGCCTGGAAGAAAACGAAACATGCTTCAATAAAGAgtcatctctctcactctctctctctttgtaacagtatgttttattatctaAAACAAGCGCAGATTGTCTTCCTGCCACTCATCTGCTCCTTTTGTCCATGTTTCTGAAGGAAATGTTGTGCTGACATTCTGTCATCTCCATGCAGGTGGGAAAAGAAGGGCCCAATTGTTACGTTTGcaatgtgcatgtttgtctaAAGCAATAAAAGCGATTGATACATAGAAAAAAATTGATAAATAGCGCAGATCATAGTGAAAATTGTGCAAATTAGGGTAGAATATTTCTCTAAATACTTTAACAGACAATATCGGTGTTGTAGCAAACATTGAATCAGACATTGGGATATTACCTTAATGGTGTTAGTGTTCCATCATGGGCTGTCTGAGCATTACCATTCAGAGTTCACCAGGACTGTAATCCAAGTCAAGCACACACATTCCTTCATATGACCGGGTCATCTCCACCTCTCCTTTACATTCACATGCTGCTCATCAGCTGCCTGTCACAGACTGTTGGTGGCATAGCTCTGCAGGTATGTACAAACAGTCAGGCCACCAACTGCTAATCAGGACGGTTACTCTCACAAGCAGGAGAAGTTCTGTGGTCGTCTTGTTGAGTCAGTTTCAAGCACCTCCCCTCCTTTTGAAGCATGGCTTGGGTATGCCCAATAGGAAAGAAGCAGACTCAAGGCCCGTTTGCTTATCTGAATAAATGAGAGGTGACGTGATTGAGTAAATGATGAGGGAAAGAGAGCATGGGGAGCACAGGGGACTCATAAACCCTGCCCTCAGGCGTATTCCTGGGCAGCAAATAGACAGACAATAGGGATTGTGGTCAGGTGTTAACCAGGGCGTTAAGTTTCTCTGTGAAGTGTTTGGGTTCCTGGGGTAATGCCTCTTAGTCGGGGGGTATTGTACTCCTTAGGCAACAGTAACTCCATTGAATACTTTTGACAGCTTTCTACTGACAAGTTCGCTAAAACACAAGCACTTTTTCAACGTGGGACAGGGCAGTCACTCCCTCCATGCAGTATACCACATTGTTTGAAGTACAGTGTCAGAGGAAGCGAAGGAGAGAGTCCAGTAGGAACAGTTCAGTCTTCTTTTGATGAAGTTTGGAGGCTACTTAATGAATCTCCTGTCACCTTCCTCCCCAACGTTTGTGTAAAATTATTAGAAattgtgtatgttgtgttggCCTGTGAGGGTCAAATGTTACCAATAACTTTTGAACATGTTCTTGAGACTTCTCTTACTTTTCTGTTCCTCTCGAGAGtgtatttttttagtttattgaaGGGAAGTTTAAAATTGTTTCTTCAAAATTAATGAGGATCCAGGATAACAAATAATTCTTAATGAGTGGTGTTGAATGAAAAACTCTGTTGGTAAAATTTTATCTCTGTCGTAACAGATGCCCTACGCCTTTAACAATTCCAAAATGCTGTGTTAACTGTCAATCATCTGTCCCTAAAGCCAAgacattacaacaacaaagcaaaatcCAGTTTCTGGCTGTTAGAATTTATCAGAATCGACCTTCATCAACATCATCTGTGAACAAGCTAGAGGACCAGAATGAAAAGTTGTTTCCTGTAGCTTGACCTGTTGTTCATTAATCTGTAGaatttaaactgattttttaATAGAACAACAACACTGGTAAAGAAGATCTCTGCCCTCCAGCAAGCACTTCAAATGTATTTGGCTTAAAAATCATTACGCTTATGTCTACCAAAGAGTTGAGATTTATAAGCAGCTTGATCTAAAGTGGTGCCTGAGAGGATCACCTCGGGGGAACAAAATGTCACAAGCCAGAcatataaatagataaataaaaggaagaaagaaagaaaagaaagaaagaaaaaagctgacTTTATCATGTCACTGGATATTTCCCattgtaaataaaagtaatgtGAGAGAAGCAGTTTGTAgtggcaaacacacaaaaacatactttGTCCTACCTCAGCCTCAGCTTTATGGACTTTCGACAGTAAGAAACTTTCAGACCATTTTTTTAAGGTTAGCAACTTTATTAATCTGGCTTAGTTTGAACACTAGCAGCTGTTTCCAGAAAAAAGATGACTGCAGTTGAGCTTGTAGGAAGAATGGATTATCTGCAAAAAAAGGAGTTTATATTAGGCTTGTATTTGCCAGGTGGGAGCAAAGATGGCTCCACATCAGTAGTAACAgttgttatactgtatgtatgtgtactGCTGCTGTATCTACCGTATATTCAGTGAAAAGAGTGCCAACAAGAGTTAAATAAGTTGTCATGCATAggtaaaactttaatttatcaTGCTCGGAAAAAAATCCATTTTGTTACAAGCACTGGAACTTGTTATTTAAAATCTTGACTAATAACTTACGAAGAATAAGTTTTGAAAAACAACGTTATTAGTgcattttcttctgctgtgCAGAGGAGCAGCGTATTGccagaagagaaataaaagtgaagCCAGCTGAACAGAAACGACTGGCTGAGGACTGTAtaaaagagagcagagagttAAAGTAGAGTACAT
This Anabas testudineus chromosome 21, fAnaTes1.2, whole genome shotgun sequence DNA region includes the following protein-coding sequences:
- the stx19 gene encoding syntaxin-19, with amino-acid sequence MRDRLEELQRKAQEFSEAASENTLLGEDDDEFVVLGIITPEAVLFEEEPVIENILSETQPIRDDITALDIEVLKFTQQQKTLVATMRRFSAMKKESSVTREIKLQAESIHRRLNVLYKQIQKSEEQYGPTAAPTRIQRSQHASLHRKFKQVLRHYNESLLTKQERCRQFIIRQLEVSGKDVTEELVDEMVITGKWEVFNENLLNDVRMTRSQLSEIEQRHKEMLNLENSLKELRDLFMDIFLLLEEQGTYIEHIQTNIERTQEFVAKSNEKFKMAARYRKKNPIRQLCCCCCPPWRCCS